A single window of Streptomyces griseoviridis DNA harbors:
- a CDS encoding lysophospholipid acyltransferase family protein: MLSALARTVVPVLGRLTVTSGAGGVAPGSVVAANHTSLVDPGLVLAALRGAGVEPVVLAAAGLWKVPVLGRCLTREGHVPVHRGSGRAARALDLAADALAAGRVVVLYPEGRLPGRRDSADRAPEAFRTGLARLALATGAPVVPLGHAGARRITSGGGAKQLAGLFTAPLRRPALHVHLGEPVRLGGDVRTATAELRAAVHRAWRQAVEQLPQGAGGR; encoded by the coding sequence ATGCTCAGCGCCCTCGCCCGCACGGTCGTCCCGGTGCTCGGCCGGCTGACGGTGACCTCCGGCGCCGGGGGTGTCGCGCCGGGCAGTGTCGTCGCGGCGAACCACACCTCGCTGGTCGATCCGGGGCTGGTGCTGGCCGCGCTGCGCGGGGCGGGTGTGGAGCCGGTGGTGCTCGCGGCGGCGGGGCTGTGGAAGGTGCCGGTGCTCGGCCGGTGCCTCACCCGTGAGGGTCATGTCCCGGTGCACCGGGGCAGCGGCCGGGCGGCGCGGGCGCTGGATCTCGCGGCGGACGCGCTGGCCGCGGGCCGGGTCGTGGTGCTCTACCCCGAGGGACGGCTGCCCGGACGGCGGGATTCCGCCGACCGCGCTCCGGAGGCGTTCCGCACGGGACTCGCCCGGCTCGCCCTCGCCACCGGCGCACCGGTGGTGCCGTTGGGGCACGCCGGGGCCCGCCGGATCACCTCGGGCGGCGGGGCGAAGCAGCTCGCCGGGCTGTTCACGGCGCCGCTGCGGCGTCCCGCGCTGCATGTCCATCTCGGCGAGCCCGTCCGGCTGGGCGGAGACGTCCGGACGGCGACCGCCGAGCTGCGCGCCGCCGTGCACCGGGCCTGGCGGCAGGCGGTGGAGCAGCTCCCGCAGGGTGCCGGGGGCAGGTGA